A genomic stretch from Planctomycetota bacterium includes:
- a CDS encoding ATP-binding protein, with the protein MPLRRSSPRTGAAQRSEADLRNEPVCLLPAWAFEKLLARAWSARKEQGGTVLEAAFPPGTPLVHIWAGFPRYKHLIAQETLARAFAGWNCRVLGQDGADGIPPPRYCHIEASPTEKRVAYDTACLAFSHPDGHEIAAYITVDMPEREDRTKSILQLTAPTAAQDIAFKMMEEIEAQVLRDRSLKGHRLDAFGGFIRQEHAYSWDCVFADPKLLGIIRRNTQGFLDKLDLYREFKLPTRRGVLLHGRPGTGKTLIGKVLCSQLQHTFIWVRPGQGVSSPFNPSGISSVFDMARDLSPTLIFFEDLDLAAPRRSRQATFESIMLGELMNQLDGLRENEGIVVVATTNDLEAIEPALRDRPSRFDCVIEVPEITDDIRRRYLRAFLSARGINGAFYDEIDQETTSCRTIAEVQEQTIRCLQRAIENGLDPSAVVSPVELPVLDQPTSPDVPGPIGFRPGQN; encoded by the coding sequence ATGCCACTTCGCAGGTCGAGCCCCCGAACAGGCGCAGCACAGAGGTCCGAGGCCGATCTCCGCAACGAACCTGTCTGTCTCCTCCCCGCCTGGGCATTCGAGAAGCTACTTGCCCGAGCCTGGAGCGCGCGCAAGGAGCAGGGCGGCACAGTCCTTGAGGCTGCCTTCCCCCCTGGGACACCGCTCGTCCACATCTGGGCTGGCTTCCCGCGCTACAAACACCTCATCGCCCAGGAGACACTGGCCCGCGCCTTCGCTGGCTGGAACTGCCGCGTCCTCGGCCAGGACGGCGCTGATGGCATTCCGCCGCCCAGGTACTGTCACATCGAGGCCAGCCCCACCGAGAAGCGCGTCGCCTACGACACTGCTTGCCTCGCCTTCTCTCACCCGGACGGCCACGAGATCGCCGCCTACATCACCGTCGACATGCCCGAGCGCGAGGATCGCACCAAGAGCATCCTCCAGCTCACCGCGCCCACCGCGGCCCAGGACATCGCGTTCAAGATGATGGAGGAGATCGAGGCGCAGGTCTTGCGTGACAGATCCCTGAAAGGCCACAGGCTCGACGCCTTTGGCGGCTTCATCCGCCAGGAGCACGCCTACTCCTGGGACTGCGTCTTCGCCGACCCGAAGCTGCTCGGGATCATCCGCCGCAACACCCAGGGCTTTCTTGACAAGCTCGACCTCTACCGCGAGTTCAAGCTTCCCACCCGTCGCGGGGTCCTCCTCCACGGCAGGCCCGGCACGGGGAAGACCCTCATCGGCAAGGTCCTCTGCAGCCAGCTCCAACACACCTTCATCTGGGTGCGGCCCGGCCAGGGGGTGAGTTCCCCGTTCAACCCCAGCGGCATCAGCAGCGTGTTCGACATGGCCCGCGACCTCAGCCCGACGCTTATCTTCTTCGAGGACTTGGACCTTGCCGCCCCAAGGAGATCGAGGCAGGCAACCTTCGAGAGCATCATGCTCGGCGAACTGATGAACCAGCTCGACGGCCTCAGGGAGAACGAGGGCATCGTGGTGGTCGCGACGACCAATGACCTGGAGGCCATCGAGCCTGCCCTCAGGGACCGGCCCAGCCGCTTCGACTGTGTCATCGAGGTGCCCGAGATCACCGACGACATCCGGCGCCGCTACCTGCGAGCATTCCTCTCCGCGAGAGGAATCAATGGCGCCTTCTACGATGAGATTGACCAGGAGACCACGTCCTGCCGCACCATCGCGGAAGTCCAGGAGCAGACCATCCGCTGCCTTCAGCGGGCCATCGAGAACGGCCTCGACCCCAGCGCCGTGGTGTCGCCCGTCGAGCTTCCTGTGCTCGATCAGCCCACGTCCCCTGATGTCCCCGGCCCTATCGGGTTCCGGCCGGGCCAGAACTGA
- a CDS encoding Glu/Leu/Phe/Val dehydrogenase: MSTTNPFAIAQQQFDEAADLLGLEPAMRAFLRVPMRELHVSLPVKMDDGSVKVFQGFRVQYNDSRGPTKGGIRFHPDETIDTVRALAAWMTWKCSVVDIPLGGGKGGVICNPKEMSTTELERLSRAYVEAVGRILGPEKDVPAPDVYTTPQIMAWMMDEYSKLIGHNAFGVITGKPLALGGSAGRGDATARGGWYCVREAAKELGIDLAKATVAIQGYGNAGSFAAILGKELFGAKIVAISDTRGGILNPKGIDPRAALEHKNRTGSVAGLPGTQAITNEEILELDVDILWPSAIENVITGRNAGRVKAKIVAEAANGPTTPEADKILYMKGVHVIPDFLCNAGGVTVSYFEMVQNFNHYYWPEKQVHEMLDAKMTDAYHAVLTTSKRHNAHMRLAAYAVAVQRVAEAVRLRGWV; this comes from the coding sequence ATGAGCACCACGAACCCGTTCGCCATCGCCCAGCAGCAGTTCGACGAGGCCGCCGATCTGCTGGGGCTCGAGCCGGCCATGCGCGCCTTCCTGCGCGTCCCCATGCGCGAGCTCCACGTCAGCCTCCCCGTCAAGATGGACGATGGCTCGGTGAAGGTCTTCCAAGGCTTCCGTGTGCAGTACAACGACTCTCGCGGACCGACCAAGGGCGGCATCCGGTTCCACCCTGACGAGACGATTGACACCGTGCGCGCCCTGGCGGCCTGGATGACCTGGAAGTGCTCGGTGGTGGACATTCCGCTCGGCGGCGGCAAGGGCGGCGTCATCTGCAACCCCAAGGAGATGTCCACCACGGAGCTCGAGCGCCTCAGCCGCGCCTACGTGGAGGCCGTCGGCCGCATCCTGGGCCCCGAGAAGGACGTTCCCGCCCCCGACGTCTACACCACTCCGCAGATCATGGCCTGGATGATGGACGAGTACTCCAAGCTCATCGGCCACAACGCCTTCGGCGTCATCACCGGCAAGCCCCTGGCCCTGGGCGGTTCGGCCGGCCGCGGCGACGCCACGGCCCGCGGCGGCTGGTACTGCGTGCGCGAGGCCGCCAAGGAGTTGGGCATTGACCTCGCCAAGGCCACCGTCGCCATCCAGGGCTACGGCAACGCGGGCTCCTTCGCCGCCATCCTGGGCAAGGAGCTCTTCGGCGCCAAGATCGTCGCCATCAGCGACACCCGGGGCGGCATCCTCAACCCCAAGGGCATTGACCCCCGCGCCGCCCTCGAACACAAGAACAGAACCGGCTCCGTCGCGGGCCTCCCGGGCACCCAAGCCATCACGAACGAGGAGATTCTGGAGCTGGACGTCGACATCCTCTGGCCCTCGGCCATCGAGAACGTCATCACCGGCAGGAACGCCGGCCGCGTCAAGGCCAAGATCGTGGCCGAGGCGGCCAACGGCCCCACCACGCCCGAGGCCGACAAGATTCTCTACATGAAGGGCGTGCACGTCATCCCCGACTTCCTGTGCAATGCCGGCGGCGTCACCGTGAGCTACTTCGAAATGGTCCAGAACTTCAACCACTACTACTGGCCCGAGAAGCAGGTTCACGAGATGCTCGACGCCAAGATGACCGACGCCTATCACGCCGTCCTCACCACCTCCAAGCGGCACAACGCCCACATGCGCCTCGCGGCCTACGCCGTCGCCGTCCAGCGCGTCGCCGAGGCCGTCCGCCTCCGCGGCTGGGTTTGA